One segment of Vagococcus martis DNA contains the following:
- a CDS encoding ABC transporter ATP-binding protein yields MSVFKKLAWFFKEEKKNYIIGVGALILVAIIQLLPPRVIGIVVDSIADKTLTVQKLMFWVGLLVLAAIVVYLLRYVWRTHIWGGAARLEKRMRKRLFHHFTQMDQTFYQRYRTGDLMAHATNDLNAIQNVAGGGILTFADAFITGAITVIAMIIFIDWRLTLLALLPFPLLAVLSSKLGDKLHAAFKESQDAFSRLNDKTQETITGIKVIKTFGQEKEEIEDFKEKVDYSVRKNNRVNFLDALFDPLITIIIGLSYIISISLGGYLVKTGSISIGQLISFFNYIGMLVWPMFAIGRFFNILQRGNASYDRVNELLSEKSAIIEMKTGVSQPAKGDIHYHVDKFNYPGDEVTALENIDFTLHEGDTLGIVGKTGSGKTTLLKLLMREYDDYDGEIVFGGNKLQHYTLDALLHSIGYVPQDHFLFSMTVRDNIRFGRPKASQELVETIAKQAAVHDDIMGFSHGYDTMVGERGVSLSGGQKQRISIARALLTEPELLILDDALSAVDAKTEELILSSLKETRQNKTTIITTHRLSSVKHAKEIIVIDEGKIIERGTHNELIALNG; encoded by the coding sequence TTGAGCGTTTTTAAAAAATTAGCTTGGTTTTTCAAAGAAGAAAAGAAAAACTACATTATCGGTGTAGGGGCATTAATTTTAGTTGCTATCATTCAATTATTACCGCCGAGAGTGATTGGGATTGTCGTGGACTCTATTGCTGATAAAACATTAACCGTTCAAAAATTAATGTTTTGGGTTGGATTATTAGTATTAGCGGCTATCGTGGTGTATTTATTGCGTTATGTGTGGCGAACACACATCTGGGGTGGTGCAGCTAGATTAGAAAAACGTATGAGAAAAAGATTGTTCCATCATTTTACGCAGATGGACCAAACGTTTTATCAACGTTATCGTACAGGAGATTTAATGGCACATGCCACAAATGACTTAAACGCCATCCAAAACGTGGCCGGTGGAGGGATTTTAACCTTTGCTGATGCGTTTATTACAGGAGCTATAACGGTGATTGCGATGATTATTTTCATTGATTGGCGTTTAACATTACTAGCGTTACTACCGTTTCCACTACTTGCTGTGTTATCTAGTAAACTTGGAGACAAGTTACATGCAGCATTTAAAGAGTCACAAGATGCGTTTTCAAGATTAAATGATAAAACACAAGAAACAATTACTGGGATAAAAGTGATTAAAACTTTTGGACAAGAAAAAGAAGAAATAGAAGATTTTAAAGAAAAAGTGGATTACTCTGTTAGAAAAAATAATCGCGTCAACTTTTTAGATGCATTATTTGATCCACTGATTACAATTATTATTGGGTTAAGTTACATTATTTCGATTTCACTAGGTGGCTACTTAGTTAAAACTGGAAGTATTTCAATTGGGCAGTTAATCTCATTTTTTAACTATATTGGAATGTTGGTTTGGCCAATGTTCGCAATCGGGCGTTTCTTCAACATTTTGCAACGAGGGAATGCAAGTTATGACCGTGTTAATGAATTATTAAGTGAAAAGTCAGCGATTATAGAAATGAAAACAGGTGTATCTCAGCCAGCAAAAGGAGATATCCATTATCACGTAGACAAATTTAATTACCCAGGTGATGAGGTAACAGCATTAGAAAATATAGATTTTACCTTACATGAGGGAGATACTCTTGGAATAGTTGGTAAAACTGGATCAGGGAAAACAACATTACTAAAACTGTTAATGCGTGAATACGATGATTATGATGGTGAAATAGTATTTGGTGGTAACAAATTACAACATTATACATTAGATGCACTACTTCATTCGATTGGTTATGTGCCACAAGATCATTTCCTGTTTTCGATGACAGTAAGAGATAATATTCGATTTGGTCGCCCAAAAGCATCGCAAGAATTAGTCGAAACGATTGCTAAACAAGCTGCTGTACATGATGATATTATGGGATTTAGTCATGGTTATGACACAATGGTTGGAGAACGTGGTGTCTCTCTTTCAGGTGGTCAAAAACAACGTATCTCGATTGCACGAGCCCTATTAACAGAACCAGAATTATTAATTTTAGATGATGCGTTATCTGCTGTTGATGCTAAAACAGAGGAATTAATATTATCTAGTTTGAAAGAAACAAGACAAAATAAAACAACGATTATCACGACTCATAGATTAAGTAGTGTAAAACATGCAAAAGAAATCATTGTGATTGATGAAGGAAAAATCATCGAACGAGGCACCCATAACGAGTTGATTGCGTTAAATGGTTAG
- a CDS encoding YneF family protein, translating to MNTGLAILFIIIALILGAVGGFFLAKKTFEDQLQKNPPVNEDMLRMMMSQMGQKPSEKKIRQMMQNMTAQNNKKKK from the coding sequence ATGAATACTGGATTAGCTATTTTATTCATTATTATTGCCCTAATTTTAGGAGCAGTCGGTGGATTCTTTTTAGCAAAGAAAACATTTGAAGATCAATTACAGAAAAATCCTCCCGTTAATGAGGATATGTTGCGTATGATGATGTCACAGATGGGTCAAAAACCGTCAGAGAAGAAAATACGTCAAATGATGCAAAACATGACAGCTCAAAACAACAAGAAGAAAAAATAG
- a CDS encoding deoxyribonuclease IV: MLLGSHVSMSGKEMLLGSAKQSAEYGASTFMIYTGAPQNTRRKPIEELNIEAGREFMLQHDLDMNKIVVHAPYIINLGNTTKPQNFGFAIDFLRQEIERVSAIGATQITMHPGAHVGAGVDAGINQIIKGLNEVLTSDQTPQIALETMAGKGTEIGRSFEEIARIIDGVTHNDKLSVTLDTCHINDAGYNVREDFDGVLEEFDKIIGLDRLKVIHVNDSKNDQGSHKDRHANIGFGTIGFDALNYVVHHDQLTELPKILETPFVGEDKKTAKAPYYHEIKMLKKGEFNPNLLIDIENNA, encoded by the coding sequence ATGTTATTAGGGTCTCATGTTAGTATGAGTGGAAAAGAGATGCTGTTAGGGTCAGCAAAACAATCAGCAGAATATGGTGCATCAACTTTTATGATTTATACAGGGGCACCACAAAATACACGAAGAAAACCAATTGAAGAGTTAAATATTGAAGCAGGTCGAGAATTTATGCTTCAACATGATTTAGACATGAATAAAATAGTGGTACACGCTCCTTATATCATCAATCTTGGTAACACAACGAAACCACAAAACTTTGGGTTTGCCATTGACTTTTTACGTCAAGAAATTGAACGTGTGTCAGCTATTGGTGCAACACAAATAACAATGCATCCTGGTGCCCATGTTGGAGCGGGAGTTGATGCGGGGATTAACCAAATTATTAAAGGATTAAATGAAGTGTTAACAAGTGATCAAACACCACAGATTGCGCTAGAAACGATGGCGGGAAAAGGAACAGAAATCGGTCGTTCATTTGAGGAAATCGCACGTATTATTGATGGTGTAACACATAACGATAAATTATCTGTCACTCTAGATACATGTCACATTAACGATGCGGGTTATAATGTACGTGAAGATTTTGATGGTGTGTTAGAAGAGTTTGACAAAATCATTGGTTTGGACAGATTAAAAGTCATTCATGTCAATGATTCTAAAAACGATCAAGGCTCACATAAAGACCGTCATGCTAATATTGGCTTTGGGACAATTGGGTTTGATGCATTAAATTATGTGGTTCATCACGACCAATTAACAGAGTTACCGAAAATTTTAGAAACACCTTTTGTAGGTGAAGATAAAAAAACAGCCAAAGCACCATACTATCATGAGATTAAAATGTTGAAAAAAGGAGAATTTAATCCTAATTTGTTAATAGATATTGAAAATAATGCCTAA
- a CDS encoding amino acid ABC transporter permease — translation MNFAQALTLPNLRFIFDGLLVTLEVAVISIIFSFIIGGILGVIRFLRIPYLSKIVGLIIDIIRNLPLLLIIFFTYFALPQIGIQFSIFWSAVVALTIFESAMLSEIIRGGIEAVPKGQMEAGRSTGLNIAQTMYYIVLPQGIKLMVPPLVSQFVSLIRDTSLAVVISLPELTHNSKIIYAQYPSTVLVMFIIMTVCYFAICYSLSLFAKRFELNYQK, via the coding sequence ATGAATTTTGCTCAAGCTTTGACATTACCTAATTTACGTTTTATTTTTGATGGGTTATTAGTAACTCTCGAAGTAGCGGTTATTTCGATTATTTTTAGTTTTATCATTGGTGGGATTTTAGGTGTTATCCGATTTTTACGCATACCGTACTTATCCAAAATAGTTGGACTTATCATTGATATCATCAGAAATTTACCATTACTTTTAATTATATTCTTTACGTATTTTGCGTTGCCTCAAATTGGTATACAGTTTAGTATTTTTTGGTCAGCGGTTGTGGCATTGACGATTTTTGAATCAGCAATGCTATCTGAAATTATTCGAGGTGGTATTGAAGCTGTACCTAAAGGACAAATGGAAGCGGGTCGTTCAACTGGTCTTAATATTGCTCAAACAATGTATTATATTGTATTACCACAGGGGATTAAATTGATGGTTCCTCCGCTTGTTAGCCAGTTTGTTTCGTTAATTCGTGATACATCGTTAGCAGTTGTGATTTCGTTACCAGAGTTGACACACAATTCTAAAATTATTTATGCCCAATACCCTAGTACAGTATTGGTGATGTTCATCATCATGACAGTGTGTTATTTTGCCATTTGCTACTCACTATCGCTTTTTGCGAAACGATTTGAATTAAATTATCAAAAATAA
- a CDS encoding amino acid ABC transporter permease, whose translation MLEIWNTYHQDILSGLKVTLTASLIALIGSLIIGTITAMMQVATKKWIRRIGNIYVNFFRNIPLLIVVMFFFVVLPLYGFKFNGITSGTIGLTLYTSAFIADTVRSGIEAVSTGQKEAGMSSGLNYFQIMYYIVLPQAFKVALPSLGNQFINLVKNSSILAMVTGADLMYTGDLIASETFNTLGTYTLIGLIYLLMTMPLSYLMRYIETRVATN comes from the coding sequence ATGTTAGAAATTTGGAATACTTATCATCAAGATATTTTATCTGGACTAAAAGTAACATTGACAGCCAGCTTGATTGCGTTAATTGGTAGTTTGATTATTGGAACCATAACAGCCATGATGCAAGTAGCCACAAAAAAATGGATTCGACGAATTGGCAATATCTACGTTAATTTTTTCCGTAATATTCCTTTATTAATTGTGGTAATGTTTTTCTTTGTTGTATTACCGTTGTATGGATTTAAATTTAATGGAATCACATCAGGTACCATCGGCTTAACACTATATACATCAGCTTTTATTGCGGATACGGTTCGATCAGGTATTGAAGCTGTATCAACGGGTCAAAAAGAAGCAGGAATGTCTTCAGGCTTAAATTATTTCCAAATTATGTACTATATCGTGTTACCCCAAGCATTTAAGGTAGCGTTGCCTTCATTGGGGAATCAATTTATCAATTTAGTTAAAAATTCGTCTATTTTAGCTATGGTTACAGGAGCAGATCTTATGTATACCGGTGACTTGATTGCCAGTGAAACGTTTAATACGTTAGGCACTTATACATTAATTGGCCTCATTTATCTACTGATGACGATGCCGTTGTCGTATTTGATGCGATATATTGAAACACGCGTTGCAACAAATTAA
- a CDS encoding transporter substrate-binding domain-containing protein — protein MIWGVKYDTKLFGLMNIEKREVEGLDIDIAKEITKRLLGDEKKAEFVEVTSKTRIPLLKNGNIDAIIATMTISDERKKQVDFSDVYFDAGQSLLVKKGSDIKSIDDLKAGKIVLAVKGSTSAVNVRKKAPDVTVLELENYAEAFTALQSGQGDAMTTDNSILLGMASENPDYELVGGNFTEEPYGIAFNKGQTDLVNEVNRLLSDMKKDGTYDKIYKKWIKD, from the coding sequence ATGATTTGGGGAGTCAAGTATGACACCAAATTATTTGGTTTGATGAATATAGAAAAAAGAGAAGTAGAAGGATTGGATATTGATATCGCAAAAGAAATCACTAAACGTCTGTTAGGTGATGAAAAGAAAGCAGAATTTGTTGAGGTGACATCAAAAACAAGAATCCCTCTTTTGAAAAATGGAAACATTGATGCGATTATTGCCACTATGACCATTAGTGACGAGCGTAAAAAACAAGTGGATTTTTCAGATGTTTATTTTGATGCGGGACAATCTCTTTTAGTTAAAAAAGGTAGCGACATAAAAAGTATTGATGATTTAAAAGCAGGGAAAATAGTTTTAGCAGTAAAAGGATCTACTTCAGCTGTAAACGTGAGGAAAAAAGCCCCTGATGTGACAGTTTTAGAATTAGAAAACTATGCTGAAGCGTTTACGGCTCTTCAATCTGGTCAAGGCGATGCGATGACAACAGATAATAGCATCCTTTTAGGTATGGCATCTGAAAACCCTGATTATGAATTAGTTGGTGGTAATTTTACTGAGGAACCATATGGAATTGCGTTTAATAAAGGGCAAACAGACTTAGTAAATGAAGTCAATCGCTTGTTATCAGACATGAAAAAAGATGGCACCTATGACAAGATATATAAAAAATGGATTAAAGACTAA
- a CDS encoding amino acid ABC transporter ATP-binding protein, protein MITFKNVEKYYGEFHALKNINLSIETGEVVVVLGPSGSGKSTMLRCINALEDITTGELIVDGTNIFDPKTNLNDVRKNLGMVFQQFNLYANMTVLENVTLAPIKVLGLDKQAANERAERLLERVGMLDKKESYPSQLSGGQQQRVAIARSLAMTPDYMLFDEPTSALDPEMVGEVLDVMKSLAKESGMTMVVVTHEMGFAREVADRVIFMADGEVLEDRESEAFFDDPQDERAKQFLSKIISH, encoded by the coding sequence ATGATTACATTTAAAAATGTAGAAAAGTATTATGGTGAGTTTCATGCGTTGAAAAATATTAATTTAAGCATTGAGACAGGTGAGGTTGTTGTTGTGCTAGGCCCTTCTGGTTCAGGGAAAAGTACCATGTTACGTTGTATCAATGCACTTGAAGATATCACAACGGGCGAATTAATAGTAGATGGAACGAATATTTTTGATCCAAAAACGAATTTAAATGATGTCAGAAAAAATCTAGGGATGGTATTCCAACAATTTAACTTATATGCAAATATGACGGTTTTAGAAAACGTTACGTTAGCACCAATAAAAGTATTGGGTCTAGATAAGCAAGCAGCAAATGAACGTGCTGAGCGTTTATTAGAAAGAGTTGGCATGTTAGATAAAAAAGAGTCGTATCCCTCACAATTGTCAGGAGGTCAACAACAACGTGTGGCTATTGCAAGAAGTTTAGCTATGACACCTGATTATATGTTATTTGATGAACCAACGTCAGCACTTGACCCAGAGATGGTTGGAGAAGTATTGGACGTTATGAAGTCTCTAGCAAAAGAGTCTGGTATGACGATGGTTGTGGTAACTCATGAGATGGGATTTGCCAGAGAAGTAGCGGATAGAGTCATTTTTATGGCTGATGGAGAAGTACTAGAAGATCGCGAATCAGAAGCCTTTTTTGATGATCCACAAGATGAAAGAGCGAAACAATTTTTAAGTAAAATTATTAGTCATTAG
- the tyrS gene encoding tyrosine--tRNA ligase produces the protein MTTNFLSELKDRGLVYQMTDEQALEELLNEESVKLYIGFDPTADSLHIGHLLPVLTLKRFQEQGHVPVALVGGGTGMIGDPSFKDAERSLNSTEIVESWANSLKNQLSRFIDFDDKTNPAILANNADWLTSMTLIDFLRDVGKNFTINYMMSKESVKRRIETGISYTEFAYQLLQAYDFLKLYETEGVKLQLGGSDQWGNITSGIELLRREKEVQGYGLTMPLIKKADGTKFGKTEGNAVWLDADKTSPYEFYQFWLNTDDRDAVQFLKYFTFLSLDKIAEIEKEFNEAPHERAAQKALAKEVTTLVHGEKSYEQAVRISKALFSGDIKELTAEEIKQGFKDVPSYDVSANDDLNLVELLVNSGIESSKRQAREDVQNGAIYINGDRIQDLDYVLSDKDKIENSFIVVRRGKKKYFLLTF, from the coding sequence ATGACAACGAATTTTTTATCAGAATTAAAGGATCGTGGTCTCGTCTATCAAATGACTGACGAACAAGCATTAGAAGAATTATTGAATGAAGAGTCTGTTAAGTTGTATATTGGTTTTGATCCGACAGCAGATAGTTTACACATCGGTCATTTATTACCAGTATTAACCTTAAAACGATTTCAAGAACAAGGACACGTGCCAGTAGCACTTGTTGGTGGGGGAACGGGTATGATTGGTGACCCATCATTTAAAGATGCAGAACGTAGTTTAAATTCTACTGAAATTGTTGAATCATGGGCTAATAGTCTTAAAAATCAATTGTCTCGTTTTATTGATTTTGATGATAAAACAAATCCTGCAATTTTAGCTAATAATGCTGATTGGTTAACTAGTATGACATTGATTGACTTTTTAAGAGATGTGGGTAAAAACTTTACAATTAACTATATGATGAGTAAAGAAAGTGTGAAGCGTCGTATTGAAACAGGTATTTCATATACTGAATTTGCCTACCAATTACTGCAAGCTTATGACTTTCTAAAATTATATGAGACTGAAGGAGTAAAACTTCAATTAGGTGGAAGTGATCAGTGGGGAAATATCACTTCAGGAATTGAGTTATTACGCCGTGAAAAAGAAGTTCAAGGATACGGATTAACGATGCCACTAATTAAAAAGGCAGATGGTACAAAATTTGGTAAAACAGAAGGAAATGCGGTTTGGTTAGATGCAGATAAAACATCTCCTTATGAATTTTATCAATTTTGGTTAAATACAGATGATCGTGATGCGGTCCAATTCTTAAAATACTTTACATTTTTATCACTAGATAAAATTGCTGAGATTGAAAAAGAATTTAATGAGGCACCTCATGAAAGAGCAGCTCAAAAAGCGTTGGCTAAAGAAGTGACAACACTTGTTCATGGTGAAAAATCTTACGAACAAGCTGTTAGAATTTCTAAAGCACTGTTTAGTGGTGACATCAAGGAATTAACAGCTGAAGAAATTAAACAAGGATTTAAAGATGTTCCTAGTTATGATGTCTCAGCTAATGATGATTTAAACCTTGTTGAATTACTAGTCAACTCTGGTATTGAATCGTCAAAACGTCAAGCACGTGAAGATGTCCAAAATGGTGCTATTTACATTAACGGCGATAGAATCCAAGACCTAGACTATGTTTTATCAGATAAAGATAAAATCGAGAACTCATTTATTGTGGTTCGTCGTGGTAAGAAAAAATATTTCCTTTTAACATTTTAA
- a CDS encoding transglycosylase domain-containing protein translates to MNEDNQFDPSNELNSQVPEQLDTQAPEPNSKHDWPFVLNVTYRVIRSLMLLLIVVVLAVATLGVGTGIGYFASLVKTVDVPKPDDLIKKISNLDQQSNMTYADGSQIAVIQSDLIRTNVSSDSISDFIKEALISTEDENFFKHKGIVPKAIARATISDVIGIGNKSGGSTITQQLVKQQVLTNETSYRRKASEIVLALKTEKIMSKDEILSSYLNVSPFGRNNHGENIAGIEEAALGIFGVHASDVTLPQAAFLAGLPQSPIEYSPYTNDAQLKEDLSAGLNRKNDVLFNMYREKIITKDEYEAAKGYDLKQDFLKPEPKAENDNGFLYNYIYDEATRVLMPSYYEADGYTEADINESKQLFDQYFERVKKDIARSGYTIHSTIDKTTHNAMQEAVNNFGYLLDDGSGKLLETGSVLMDNQTGRIYGFIGGRDYNQNQNNHAFQTRRSPGSTMKPILAYAPAIDNGIIGSESKLSDYPLKYKNGQEVKNYSDKGSNSFKSVREALKWSLNIPVVNLYNDMLQSIDPKQYFDKMNIGLNPDEYYRESIPLGGTDHGMTVLEETEAYATLANKGVYNKGYSIDKITNEKGDVIYEHKQEPNQVFKPATASIMNDMMRDVLKSGTGQPAQDALKSVNPTLAKADWVGKTGTSENEQDYWFTASTPGVTMSSWIGYDDNTQMNSTWNKQNMVYWAYMTNYVYQRNPDVFKASDKFTLDPSVKKEKVVEFTGEKVGVVKVDNQQINLKGSKEIDSLYATDGPKDSVFKFGIGGTDANYKDAWKTFSKPATNKRK, encoded by the coding sequence TTGAATGAGGATAATCAGTTTGACCCCTCTAACGAATTGAACAGTCAAGTTCCCGAACAATTGGACACACAAGCACCTGAACCCAATAGCAAACACGATTGGCCATTTGTCCTAAATGTGACATATCGCGTCATTCGCTCTCTCATGTTATTACTTATCGTTGTTGTACTAGCTGTTGCAACGTTAGGTGTTGGAACCGGTATAGGATACTTTGCCTCACTAGTCAAAACGGTAGATGTTCCAAAACCAGATGACCTTATAAAAAAAATCTCTAATTTGGATCAACAATCAAATATGACTTATGCAGACGGATCACAAATTGCTGTTATTCAATCCGATTTAATCAGAACAAACGTCTCTTCTGATAGCATTTCGGACTTTATAAAAGAAGCCTTGATATCAACTGAGGATGAGAACTTTTTTAAACATAAAGGAATCGTTCCAAAAGCCATTGCTCGTGCAACGATTTCTGATGTCATAGGTATTGGTAATAAATCTGGTGGTTCAACAATTACGCAACAGCTTGTCAAACAGCAAGTTTTAACTAATGAAACATCTTATCGTAGAAAAGCATCCGAGATTGTACTAGCCTTAAAAACAGAGAAAATCATGTCAAAAGATGAGATTTTAAGTTCCTACTTGAATGTATCCCCATTTGGGCGAAACAATCATGGTGAAAACATTGCTGGTATTGAGGAAGCTGCTTTAGGTATATTTGGTGTTCATGCCAGTGATGTGACACTTCCACAAGCTGCCTTTTTAGCAGGATTACCGCAAAGCCCTATTGAGTATTCACCTTACACCAATGACGCACAACTAAAAGAAGACTTAAGTGCTGGATTGAATCGAAAAAATGACGTGTTATTCAATATGTATCGTGAAAAAATTATCACAAAAGATGAATACGAAGCAGCTAAAGGGTATGATTTGAAGCAAGATTTTCTCAAACCAGAACCAAAAGCAGAAAATGATAATGGCTTTTTATACAACTATATTTATGACGAAGCCACGCGTGTGTTAATGCCTAGCTACTATGAAGCAGACGGGTATACTGAAGCCGACATTAATGAGTCGAAACAATTATTCGATCAATACTTTGAACGCGTGAAAAAAGATATTGCTCGTTCTGGTTATACGATTCATTCTACTATTGATAAGACAACACATAATGCCATGCAAGAAGCAGTTAATAACTTTGGGTACTTACTTGATGACGGCAGCGGAAAATTGCTCGAAACTGGTAGTGTCTTGATGGATAATCAAACTGGACGAATCTATGGGTTTATTGGTGGACGAGATTACAATCAAAATCAAAATAATCATGCCTTCCAAACAAGACGCTCACCTGGCTCTACGATGAAACCTATTTTAGCTTATGCTCCTGCTATTGATAATGGGATTATCGGTTCAGAATCAAAACTTTCTGACTACCCATTGAAATACAAAAATGGTCAAGAAGTAAAAAATTATTCTGATAAGGGGAGTAATTCGTTCAAATCAGTCAGAGAAGCGTTAAAATGGTCGTTGAATATTCCTGTTGTGAATCTTTACAATGATATGCTTCAAAGCATTGATCCTAAACAGTATTTTGACAAAATGAATATTGGACTTAACCCAGATGAATATTACCGAGAATCAATCCCTCTTGGAGGAACGGATCATGGTATGACTGTATTAGAAGAAACTGAAGCCTATGCCACTTTGGCAAATAAAGGGGTATATAATAAAGGGTATTCTATTGATAAAATCACCAATGAAAAAGGTGACGTGATTTATGAGCATAAACAAGAACCTAATCAAGTCTTTAAACCTGCCACTGCCTCAATCATGAATGACATGATGAGAGACGTATTAAAAAGTGGTACCGGGCAACCTGCTCAAGACGCACTCAAATCTGTTAATCCAACACTAGCTAAAGCAGACTGGGTTGGAAAAACGGGTACTTCTGAAAACGAACAAGATTATTGGTTTACAGCTTCAACACCTGGTGTGACAATGAGTAGTTGGATTGGCTATGATGATAACACCCAAATGAACTCTACTTGGAACAAACAAAACATGGTGTACTGGGCTTATATGACTAATTATGTTTACCAAAGAAATCCAGATGTTTTCAAAGCATCTGATAAATTTACCCTAGATCCTTCAGTGAAAAAAGAAAAAGTGGTTGAATTTACCGGTGAAAAAGTTGGGGTCGTTAAAGTTGATAATCAACAAATTAACCTAAAAGGGTCTAAAGAAATTGATAGCCTATATGCAACTGATGGACCAAAAGATAGCGTCTTTAAGTTTGGTATTGGTGGAACCGATGCTAATTATAAGGATGCTTGGAAAACATTTAGTAAACCTGCAACAAACAAACGTAAATAA